The bacterium genome includes a region encoding these proteins:
- a CDS encoding M48 family metalloprotease: MTNKHYRDLVRKLEAKWQSSPRRVIVGGWLYGIWGYVWMLTFIHLIFVVLAVLIGALSYYLSLMAKTDGSDGAIMLYIGGAISLGIYVFLLSKIVFIREPESNDYVLTREEAPGLFEMVEEVREALGAPEIHRIVIVPEHNAGISSWPRLGLLGYPVNTLVVGMAFMMAHPPDELRDTIGHELGHLIGRHTRLGRWLFRLGQSWGGLNQSLDQTMLDRGPTRFLVRFMRKHLSERYWRGLSARAGFLRRHHEFEADAIGMSLTNKETAVRSLYRAEVLHEAMVRVFWPTVWRRANEDDLPPARVYDLIEEAMRKPLDEAEEELIRKNLASRRTIIWEDHPCLRERVVALGGRTPEIYDFPEPISAEESSFVQLLIPAAREHYLTLFSNMWKADVIQGWREAHERGKFEQTKIAELSQKEEPLTENEAWILTACRMNRSSEPLKVEIAEQFLRDYPEHADANFALGRLYLRNGEDDRAVPLLKRASASSTSCRKDALCALFEYYEKLGRFDELDATEKEIEALNLDLKKAGIERGDIHVDDYFSPHDLSAEFVHRLCVILERTGVIEEAWLAQKRVEFLSDIPCYVLLVRFKRSPLQDTRERDARLIQELARCTNPPLLVGSFSRTSARPRNRLSSVPGSRIYRRDPWTGKR, encoded by the coding sequence ATGACGAACAAGCACTACCGCGACCTGGTACGAAAGCTCGAGGCGAAGTGGCAGAGTTCTCCTCGTCGCGTGATCGTTGGCGGGTGGCTATACGGCATCTGGGGTTATGTATGGATGCTGACATTCATTCACCTGATCTTCGTGGTGCTTGCTGTACTGATTGGAGCACTCTCGTACTACTTGTCGCTCATGGCAAAGACGGATGGTTCCGATGGTGCGATCATGCTCTATATTGGCGGAGCCATCTCGCTCGGCATTTACGTCTTTCTGTTGTCGAAAATCGTTTTCATCAGGGAGCCGGAATCAAACGATTACGTTCTGACGCGAGAGGAAGCGCCGGGCCTCTTCGAAATGGTGGAAGAGGTTCGCGAGGCATTGGGTGCGCCGGAAATTCACCGAATTGTCATTGTTCCGGAACACAATGCAGGCATCAGTTCCTGGCCGCGCCTGGGTTTGCTTGGCTACCCCGTGAACACTCTTGTGGTTGGGATGGCCTTCATGATGGCGCATCCGCCGGACGAGTTGCGTGACACGATCGGCCACGAATTGGGTCATTTGATCGGTCGGCATACGCGTCTTGGCCGGTGGCTCTTTCGACTCGGTCAATCATGGGGCGGGCTGAACCAAAGTCTTGATCAAACGATGCTTGATCGCGGACCAACGAGGTTCCTTGTGCGTTTCATGAGAAAGCATCTCTCGGAACGTTATTGGAGGGGGCTCAGCGCGCGGGCAGGATTCCTGAGGCGCCACCACGAATTCGAAGCTGACGCCATCGGCATGTCATTGACCAACAAGGAGACGGCGGTTCGATCGCTGTATCGCGCCGAGGTCCTGCACGAAGCAATGGTGCGCGTGTTCTGGCCGACGGTCTGGCGGCGGGCGAACGAGGATGATCTTCCTCCGGCTCGCGTTTATGATTTGATCGAGGAGGCGATGCGAAAGCCTCTGGACGAGGCTGAAGAGGAACTGATTCGCAAGAACCTCGCTTCACGTCGTACGATTATCTGGGAAGACCATCCTTGCCTTCGGGAGCGAGTTGTGGCGCTCGGCGGTCGTACGCCGGAGATCTATGATTTTCCCGAGCCGATCAGTGCAGAGGAGTCGTCCTTTGTGCAGCTTCTCATTCCGGCCGCGCGCGAGCACTATCTGACGTTGTTCTCAAATATGTGGAAGGCGGACGTGATTCAGGGATGGCGCGAGGCACACGAGCGCGGGAAGTTCGAGCAAACGAAGATCGCCGAGTTGAGTCAGAAGGAAGAGCCGCTGACGGAGAATGAGGCATGGATCCTCACGGCATGCCGAATGAATCGTTCGTCGGAGCCCCTGAAGGTTGAAATCGCGGAGCAGTTCCTGCGCGATTATCCCGAACATGCGGATGCGAATTTCGCGCTTGGGCGACTCTATCTGCGAAATGGTGAGGATGATCGCGCGGTCCCACTTCTGAAGCGCGCCTCGGCCAGTAGTACTTCATGCAGGAAGGACGCTTTGTGTGCTCTCTTCGAGTACTACGAGAAGCTTGGACGCTTTGATGAACTGGATGCGACCGAGAAGGAGATCGAGGCGCTGAACCTGGACCTGAAGAAGGCTGGGATTGAGCGCGGCGACATCCACGTCGACGACTACTTCTCCCCACACGACTTGAGCGCAGAGTTCGTCCACAGGCTTTGTGTCATCCTGGAACGCACTGGAGTGATCGAGGAGGCCTGGCTGGCGCAGAAGCGTGTCGAGTTTCTAAGCGACATCCCGTGCTATGTGCTACTGGTTCGATTCAAGCGCTCGCCCCTTCAGGATACGCGCGAGAGAGATGCCCGTCTGATTCAGGAGCTCGCCCGTTGCACGAATCCACCACTTCTTGTAGGGAGTTTCAGTCGAACTTCGGCTCGTCCACGCAACCGGCTTTCTTCCGTTCCGGGAAGTCGTATTTATCGACGCGATCCATGGACGGGAAAGCGCTAG
- a CDS encoding fused response regulator/phosphatase — MPGSKAHILVVDDNEYNRELLVQDLEDSGYQVQTAASGLEALELIEHNLPQMVLLDIMMPGLSGIQVCQILRSKHRTQDLPVIMVTAKADSQDVVAGLQAGANDYVTKPIDIDVLLARMQTHLKLRELQVESRRQSERLYRELAAARSVQESLLPKAERLEEMPGSYGLEISALWRPSETLGGDFWDLVSLADGTLGIMLIDFAGCGVVPALNTFRIKTFLQGQCTGLYNAMLTTARINAHLMLTLSKWELATCIYARYNPDRFQFTVTSAGLPYPLVYRMGTDSVEVMRVSGQPVGAFQDATFEETSVALEEGDKIVFYTDGLLKCRNDDGELYPDTRIRDLLAEYGAHSPQDIVDVISKDVDAFTGSTTRRDDLTAVVMQVVN; from the coding sequence ATGCCCGGCAGCAAGGCTCATATCCTCGTCGTCGATGATAACGAGTACAACCGCGAACTCCTCGTCCAGGATCTCGAGGACAGCGGATACCAGGTTCAGACCGCCGCCTCGGGGCTCGAAGCCCTCGAGCTCATCGAGCACAACCTCCCGCAAATGGTCCTGCTCGACATCATGATGCCAGGGCTGAGCGGCATCCAGGTCTGCCAGATTTTGCGCTCGAAACACCGCACCCAGGATCTCCCCGTCATCATGGTCACCGCGAAGGCCGACTCGCAGGACGTCGTCGCGGGCCTCCAGGCCGGCGCGAACGATTACGTCACCAAGCCCATCGACATCGATGTCCTCCTCGCCCGCATGCAGACCCACCTGAAGCTGCGCGAACTCCAGGTCGAATCCCGCCGCCAGAGCGAACGCCTCTACCGCGAACTCGCCGCCGCCCGCAGCGTCCAGGAAAGCCTCCTGCCTAAAGCCGAGCGCCTCGAAGAAATGCCCGGCTCCTATGGCCTCGAAATCTCCGCGCTCTGGCGCCCCAGCGAAACTCTCGGTGGCGACTTCTGGGATCTCGTCTCGCTGGCTGACGGAACGCTTGGAATTATGCTGATCGATTTCGCCGGTTGCGGTGTCGTGCCGGCCCTCAACACCTTCCGCATCAAGACCTTCCTGCAGGGCCAGTGCACCGGCCTTTACAACGCGATGCTGACCACCGCGCGCATCAACGCGCACCTGATGCTCACGCTCTCGAAGTGGGAACTCGCCACGTGCATCTATGCGCGCTACAACCCCGACCGGTTCCAGTTCACCGTCACCTCCGCCGGCCTGCCGTATCCGCTCGTGTATCGCATGGGCACCGACTCCGTCGAAGTCATGCGCGTCAGCGGCCAACCCGTCGGCGCGTTCCAGGACGCGACCTTCGAAGAAACCAGCGTCGCCCTCGAAGAAGGCGACAAGATCGTCTTCTACACCGACGGCCTGCTGAAATGCCGCAATGACGACGGCGAGCTCTATCCCGACACACGCATTCGCGATCTGCTGGCCGAATACGGCGCGCACTCGCCCCAGGACATCGTCGATGTCATCTCCAAAGACGTCGACGCCTTCACCGGCTCAACCACCCGCCGCGATGACCTGACCGCTGTTGTCATGCAGGTTGTCAACTAG
- a CDS encoding MotA/TolQ/ExbB proton channel family protein translates to MPTETALQRYVLNGGVMMIFLVPLALLMIAFVIQGFINLRRGRICPRNYAQRLAQKLGTGISHRKAEEMLESENHSIGLILRRVLRHLEFKADADPAELLRTEIEEECAAVQQRNSQLAVVYNVAPLMGLLGTVFGMIRTFRDFTASADPSIRELSTGINLALLTTAWGLSIAIPAFLFLYIFARRINTYEQVILQREGSDALHVVLRAIGFEQASRSTTSIPREESD, encoded by the coding sequence ATGCCGACCGAAACAGCGTTGCAACGATATGTATTGAACGGCGGCGTCATGATGATCTTCCTGGTGCCGCTGGCGCTGCTGATGATCGCCTTCGTGATCCAGGGCTTCATCAATCTGCGGCGCGGGCGAATCTGCCCGCGGAACTACGCGCAGCGGCTGGCCCAGAAGCTGGGTACGGGGATTTCGCACCGCAAGGCGGAGGAGATGCTGGAGTCGGAGAATCACAGCATCGGGCTGATTCTGCGGCGGGTTCTGCGGCACCTGGAGTTCAAGGCAGACGCGGATCCGGCGGAGTTGCTGCGGACGGAGATCGAGGAGGAATGCGCCGCGGTTCAGCAACGGAACAGCCAGTTGGCCGTTGTTTACAATGTCGCGCCGCTGATGGGGTTGCTCGGCACGGTGTTCGGCATGATCCGAACGTTCCGGGACTTCACGGCGTCGGCGGATCCGTCGATTCGCGAGCTGAGTACGGGCATCAACCTGGCGCTGCTGACGACGGCGTGGGGCCTGTCGATCGCGATTCCGGCGTTCCTGTTTCTGTATATCTTCGCGCGTCGGATTAACACGTATGAGCAGGTGATTCTGCAGCGCGAGGGCTCGGATGCGCTGCATGTGGTGCTGCGGGCGATCGGGTTCGAGCAGGCTTCGCGCAGCACGACATCGATCCCGCGTGAGGAGTCCGATTGA
- a CDS encoding biopolymer transporter ExbD gives MARRRRSDPLGLKNIGATLNLTPLLDIIFNLIFFFILATNIRERDRFLEITLPSSTTAEARPAEKEIPRVTMTREGDLFFKGEKITAEGLAVELKMAAEDGAEEVILASDGQLAWQRIIDVTDICREAGILQVTPMIRNEETPPAGPEGQVDE, from the coding sequence ATGGCGCGTCGCCGTCGCAGCGATCCCCTCGGGCTGAAGAACATCGGGGCGACGTTGAATCTGACGCCGCTGCTGGATATTATCTTTAACCTGATCTTCTTCTTCATTCTTGCGACGAACATCCGCGAGCGCGATCGCTTCCTGGAGATCACGCTGCCGTCCTCGACCACGGCCGAGGCGCGCCCCGCCGAGAAGGAGATCCCGCGCGTGACGATGACGCGCGAGGGGGACCTGTTCTTCAAGGGTGAGAAGATCACGGCCGAGGGCCTGGCGGTGGAGTTGAAAATGGCGGCCGAGGACGGCGCCGAAGAGGTGATTCTGGCGAGCGACGGACAGTTGGCGTGGCAGCGCATCATCGATGTGACGGATATCTGTCGCGAGGCGGGAATTCTGCAGGTGACGCCGATGATCCGGAATGAAGAAACCCCTCCAGCAGGGCCGGAGGGGCAGGTGGATGAATAG
- a CDS encoding MFS transporter, translating into MNDPNHPTPPNPPEPRDPRMSTTTAFSPEAVPTKPVGWQQTFRALGVRNFRLFYIGQGMSLVGTWMRRTAMGWLVFELTGRMDLLGAVMALSLAPLFILAPIAGAIADRMEKRRLIIYSQILAAIVSGTIAILVATDTIQVWHLMVLATIAGVAFSFEVPPRQAFVVELVGRDNLMNAIALNSGLVNLARVIGPALAGVLMNTVGMAWCFGMDSITYLIVIAMLLKLRLPRFEKKSSTVSRLEHLRGGLREVLVNRRVRVVLSLLFFVCVFGWSFNSLMPGIAQDYLKIDEKRYGILMAMFGVGATVGALFVASRTEHANRRMQLFAGVGAMVVGLGWVSFMHSFAGFIIPLLIAGWGAVTFISTANTVVQISVADEIRGRVMGIWALTFGGSMPIGSLIAGFVAEWLDPFITVKMFVVILGGAALLIYRRLPPRHSAAGP; encoded by the coding sequence TTGAACGACCCGAACCACCCAACCCCGCCGAATCCGCCCGAGCCGCGCGACCCGCGCATGTCGACAACGACGGCGTTCTCCCCAGAGGCCGTCCCGACCAAGCCCGTCGGCTGGCAACAGACCTTCCGCGCGCTCGGCGTCCGGAACTTTCGCCTCTTCTATATCGGCCAGGGAATGTCTCTCGTCGGCACGTGGATGCGGCGCACCGCCATGGGGTGGCTCGTCTTTGAACTCACCGGCCGCATGGATCTGCTCGGCGCCGTGATGGCCTTGTCCCTCGCGCCGCTGTTCATCCTCGCCCCGATCGCAGGCGCCATCGCGGACCGCATGGAGAAGCGCCGCCTCATCATTTACTCCCAGATTCTTGCGGCGATTGTCTCCGGGACCATCGCCATCCTTGTCGCCACCGACACCATCCAGGTCTGGCACCTGATGGTCCTGGCCACGATCGCCGGCGTTGCATTCTCCTTCGAGGTCCCACCGCGCCAGGCTTTCGTCGTCGAACTCGTCGGGCGCGATAACCTCATGAATGCCATCGCGCTCAACTCCGGCCTGGTGAACCTGGCCCGCGTGATCGGGCCGGCCTTGGCGGGCGTTCTGATGAACACGGTCGGGATGGCGTGGTGCTTCGGCATGGATTCGATCACGTATTTGATTGTGATCGCGATGTTGCTCAAGCTTCGTCTCCCCCGATTCGAGAAGAAAAGCAGCACCGTCTCCCGCCTCGAGCATCTCCGCGGCGGCCTCCGCGAGGTCCTCGTGAATCGCCGCGTGCGCGTCGTCCTCAGCCTGCTCTTTTTCGTCTGCGTCTTTGGCTGGTCCTTCAACTCGCTCATGCCCGGCATCGCGCAAGATTACCTCAAAATCGACGAGAAGCGCTACGGCATCCTGATGGCCATGTTCGGTGTCGGCGCCACGGTCGGAGCGCTCTTCGTCGCCAGCCGCACCGAGCACGCAAACCGTCGCATGCAGCTCTTCGCAGGCGTCGGCGCCATGGTCGTCGGCCTCGGCTGGGTCTCCTTCATGCACTCCTTTGCGGGTTTCATCATCCCGCTGCTGATTGCCGGTTGGGGCGCCGTTACGTTCATCTCGACCGCCAACACCGTTGTGCAGATCAGCGTGGCCGACGAAATCCGCGGCCGCGTCATGGGAATCTGGGCCTTGACCTTCGGTGGCTCCATGCCCATCGGCTCGCTGATTGCCGGATTCGTCGCCGAATGGCTCGATCCGTTCATCACCGTCAAAATGTTCGTTGTCATCCTGGGGGGTGCTGCACTACTGATTTACCGAAGGTTGCCGCCGCGACATTCTGCAGCGGGGCCGTGA
- a CDS encoding pyridoxine 5'-phosphate synthase: MIKLSVNVNKIATLRNSRGGTVPSVTRFAQMAIDAGAHGITVHPRPDERHIRRTDVTDLRPLCKAVEFNIEGYPDERYCQIIEETRPDQATLVPDPPGVLTSNAGWKAREHQAFLRDTIARLKGVGARVSVFMETNLAEIDAAREAGADRIEFYTGPFAEEFAAGRGKASYQEFATAAQHAVDIGLGINAGHDLDLENLVLMRNLPGLAEVSIGHALVRDALLMGWQKTIGEYLRVLQEK; encoded by the coding sequence ATGATCAAACTCAGCGTAAACGTGAACAAAATCGCCACGTTGCGGAACTCTCGCGGAGGCACAGTGCCCTCCGTCACGCGCTTCGCCCAGATGGCCATCGATGCCGGCGCGCATGGCATCACCGTGCATCCGCGCCCAGACGAACGCCACATCCGCCGCACCGACGTCACCGATCTCCGTCCCCTCTGTAAGGCCGTCGAGTTCAACATCGAGGGCTATCCCGACGAGCGCTACTGCCAGATCATCGAGGAGACGCGCCCGGACCAGGCGACCCTCGTCCCGGACCCGCCCGGCGTCTTGACAAGCAACGCCGGCTGGAAAGCGCGCGAGCACCAGGCTTTCCTACGCGACACGATCGCGCGCCTCAAAGGCGTCGGCGCGCGCGTCTCCGTGTTTATGGAAACGAATCTTGCTGAAATCGATGCGGCGCGGGAAGCGGGCGCCGATCGGATCGAGTTCTACACAGGCCCGTTCGCCGAAGAATTCGCCGCCGGCCGCGGCAAAGCCTCCTACCAGGAATTTGCAACCGCCGCCCAGCACGCCGTCGACATCGGCCTCGGCATCAACGCCGGTCATGACCTGGATCTGGAAAACCTGGTCCTGATGCGCAATCTCCCCGGCCTGGCGGAAGTCTCCATCGGGCACGCACTCGTCAGAGACGCCCTGCTGATGGGCTGGCAGAAAACAATCGGCGAATATCTGCGCGTCCTGCAGGAGAAGTAG
- a CDS encoding peptide chain release factor-like protein, with protein sequence MATIERRFVRRSRYFSPCARSLAMSFFPIPKSDDELMAQCDVETFCSSGAGGQNVNRRETAVRLRHRPTGLVTTCQRERSQHQNKEVALIQLRQKLEKRNHRRRRRIPTSQPKAVRERILEHKHQRAQKKKLRQKPKMDDY encoded by the coding sequence ATGGCCACCATAGAACGGCGATTCGTTCGCCGTTCCCGGTATTTTTCGCCCTGCGCAAGGTCTCTCGCGATGTCGTTCTTCCCCATTCCTAAATCCGACGACGAGCTCATGGCTCAGTGCGATGTGGAGACCTTCTGCTCCAGCGGAGCCGGCGGCCAGAACGTCAACCGCCGCGAGACCGCCGTCCGTCTCCGCCATCGCCCCACGGGACTCGTGACGACCTGCCAGCGCGAGCGCAGCCAGCATCAGAACAAAGAAGTCGCACTGATCCAACTGCGCCAGAAGCTCGAAAAGCGCAATCACCGACGTCGGCGCCGAATCCCGACATCCCAACCGAAAGCCGTGCGCGAACGGATTCTCGAACACAAGCACCAGCGTGCGCAGAAGAAGAAACTGCGCCAGAAGCCCAAGATGGATGACTACTGA
- a CDS encoding peptidoglycan DD-metalloendopeptidase family protein yields MRLAKAQLLCVAVWLLAGVFVLGAPRSAMAVNGFYYRVQPGENIDGVARRFRVSAYDIAKANRIGVNSQLVGGSQLYIPASPQPRVPQQYAAATNTSSRSAPRSAPKPSKPTQVRVQKGDSLWRISRKYDVSIADLARANGIRQDAVLQVGQVLKLPGESSGGSSPQSSSSSQQPTRSYAPPSRSSGGSTSSTSASSRGFSWPVEGRILRGYESSSTRKHFGINIAVPVGTEIRAARDGTVVYAGSTITAYGNMVIVSHDGGYATCYAFNDRNLVRVNQRVNRGDVIALSGESGKGDEPYVHFQLRRNGDAIDPGPYLP; encoded by the coding sequence ATGCGCCTTGCGAAAGCACAACTGCTGTGTGTCGCCGTCTGGCTTCTGGCCGGGGTGTTTGTGCTCGGGGCGCCGCGTTCTGCGATGGCGGTGAATGGGTTCTACTATCGCGTTCAGCCGGGCGAGAATATCGATGGCGTGGCGCGGCGTTTTCGCGTGTCGGCATATGATATTGCGAAGGCGAATCGCATTGGCGTGAACAGCCAACTGGTGGGCGGATCGCAACTCTACATCCCCGCATCGCCTCAGCCGCGTGTTCCTCAACAATACGCGGCGGCGACGAACACATCGTCGCGATCGGCACCGCGGTCGGCTCCAAAGCCATCGAAACCGACGCAGGTGCGAGTGCAGAAGGGCGACAGTCTCTGGCGGATCAGTCGGAAGTACGATGTATCGATCGCGGACTTGGCGCGTGCAAACGGGATTCGCCAGGATGCCGTTCTGCAGGTCGGCCAGGTGCTGAAACTGCCGGGCGAATCGAGCGGCGGTTCTTCCCCGCAGTCCAGTTCATCCAGTCAGCAACCAACACGATCTTATGCGCCGCCCTCGCGTTCGTCCGGCGGCAGCACGTCGAGCACTTCGGCCAGTTCCCGCGGTTTCAGTTGGCCGGTCGAGGGGCGCATCTTGAGGGGATACGAGTCGAGCAGCACGCGAAAGCACTTTGGAATCAACATCGCCGTGCCGGTGGGGACGGAGATCCGAGCGGCTCGCGACGGTACGGTGGTCTATGCGGGCAGCACGATCACGGCGTACGGCAACATGGTGATTGTGAGTCACGACGGCGGCTATGCGACGTGCTATGCATTCAACGATCGGAACCTGGTGCGCGTGAATCAGCGCGTGAATCGCGGCGACGTGATTGCGCTCTCGGGCGAATCGGGTAAGGGCGACGAGCCGTATGTGCACTTTCAGCTTCGCCGCAACGGCGACGCGATCGATCCCGGGCCGTATTTGCCGTAG
- a CDS encoding glycosyltransferase family 39 protein, giving the protein MTSILHRHAPLFLAAILLLAAAVHLTGLGQESLWADEFYTLLTVDQDSAADVVEAVAQRDPHPPLYFLTLYGWTRYAGLTDKALRLPSALGGIASVWLMYLVALQIWPGSRRRALLAALIAALSPFLAWYAQEARSYSLLVTMELAGMWGVLRLMREDLRPQARAIGGTVGALAIAAACWMHYFGLFIWFWAMTALILYPVVQRRARQWPETMGLILGVIAGGPIAIRAVRDLVSEKGLGWLTETLTAGRLLDILQAQVAGPIHPAIPVPLPVIALIVVSGILAFAIALPVRQSIQRRSIPREWPLALAFVSLLVLPTVVGFFLPIVLYGQRYLIIAVPVFQLVLLWGLEFSRLRKAIIVAIAIELLCGSIYIADMKRTRQHRVWDRAAEMIEAHAQRGDALLVLPPRLQPLAERYMKDPLPAADPLAIASPKNRPQRIWLITLIEQTPYSNHPAYRVNQTGILTTHHPGNVLYLRELVARE; this is encoded by the coding sequence ATGACGTCCATCCTGCACCGACATGCCCCGCTTTTTCTCGCCGCGATTCTTCTGCTGGCGGCGGCCGTGCATCTCACCGGGCTTGGGCAGGAAAGCCTCTGGGCGGACGAGTTCTACACGCTACTGACGGTCGACCAGGATTCCGCCGCGGATGTCGTCGAAGCCGTCGCCCAACGCGATCCGCACCCGCCGCTCTACTTCCTGACGCTCTACGGTTGGACGCGATACGCTGGATTGACGGACAAGGCACTCCGCCTGCCTTCGGCGCTCGGCGGCATCGCCAGTGTCTGGCTCATGTATCTCGTGGCGCTGCAGATCTGGCCGGGGTCGCGGCGCAGAGCCCTCCTGGCGGCCCTCATCGCCGCCCTGTCTCCTTTCCTCGCCTGGTACGCTCAGGAAGCCCGCTCCTACTCGCTCCTGGTCACGATGGAACTCGCCGGCATGTGGGGCGTGCTTCGCCTGATGCGCGAGGACCTGCGCCCTCAAGCCCGCGCGATCGGAGGCACCGTCGGCGCCCTCGCCATCGCGGCCGCATGCTGGATGCACTACTTCGGGCTGTTCATATGGTTCTGGGCGATGACGGCGCTGATTCTTTATCCAGTCGTGCAACGCCGCGCGCGCCAGTGGCCCGAAACCATGGGCCTGATCCTTGGCGTCATCGCCGGTGGACCGATCGCGATCCGTGCCGTGCGGGATCTGGTTTCTGAGAAAGGTCTCGGCTGGCTCACCGAGACACTCACTGCCGGACGGCTCTTGGACATCCTGCAAGCCCAGGTCGCTGGCCCGATCCATCCGGCAATCCCCGTCCCCCTGCCAGTCATTGCGTTGATCGTCGTCTCAGGGATTCTTGCCTTTGCAATCGCTTTGCCGGTGCGCCAGTCCATTCAGCGCCGCTCCATCCCACGGGAATGGCCTCTCGCGCTCGCATTCGTTTCTCTGCTGGTCTTGCCGACAGTGGTGGGGTTCTTTCTGCCAATCGTCCTCTACGGACAGCGTTACCTCATCATTGCCGTGCCGGTCTTTCAACTCGTGCTGTTGTGGGGATTGGAATTCTCTCGCCTGCGCAAAGCCATTATTGTCGCCATCGCCATCGAACTCCTCTGCGGCAGCATCTACATTGCCGACATGAAGCGCACCCGCCAACACCGCGTTTGGGATCGCGCCGCCGAGATGATCGAAGCCCACGCCCAACGCGGCGATGCCCTGCTCGTCCTGCCACCGCGCCTGCAGCCACTCGCCGAACGCTATATGAAGGATCCTCTTCCCGCGGCCGATCCGCTGGCAATCGCATCGCCAAAGAACCGCCCGCAACGTATCTGGCTCATCACCCTGATTGAACAAACACCCTACAGCAACCACCCCGCCTATCGCGTCAACCAGACAGGCATCCTTACTACCCACCACCCTGGAAACGTCCTCTACCTCCGCGAACTGGTCGCAAGAGAATAG
- a CDS encoding AEC family transporter — MDHLSVSFLDALASSFGAVASLFLVSLVGFIGVRRKILSDEAINALTRLIIDVIVPARLAVSMMRGLSGETFNDAGALIFLFLVWTIGSCLIAIGVTRVWRRGSTPAGDRSIWCLSTFQNAIYVPLPLVLAILPAELESRATVYVGAAVIVMSMIMWTAGVFLLRGDEERARRVDGSWMDSMRGAFNPPVLGILTGSVLAFVPGFAEAASGGQAPALIMIPVRAADTIGAAMAPLAMILLGMMIGRVHLRKMLKVRNVLIPIVIRQVLSPLIMYVVIRWGGLGWVSPLMGLVLVIEMAAPPAVNLSVAARRYGGDWELVSSVLLVAYTVTLITLPLWTALALATLG, encoded by the coding sequence TTGGATCATCTGTCTGTTTCATTCCTGGATGCACTCGCTTCGTCGTTCGGAGCGGTGGCTTCGCTGTTCCTGGTCAGCCTTGTTGGTTTCATCGGAGTCCGGCGGAAGATTCTGTCGGACGAGGCAATCAATGCGCTGACGCGGTTGATTATCGACGTGATCGTGCCGGCGCGGCTTGCGGTTTCGATGATGCGCGGCTTGAGCGGCGAGACGTTCAATGACGCCGGGGCGCTGATCTTCCTGTTTCTGGTGTGGACGATTGGGAGTTGCTTGATCGCGATCGGTGTGACGCGTGTGTGGCGACGCGGGTCGACACCGGCGGGCGATCGGTCGATCTGGTGTCTGTCGACGTTCCAGAATGCGATCTATGTTCCGCTGCCGCTGGTGCTTGCGATTCTGCCGGCAGAGTTGGAGAGCCGGGCGACGGTTTACGTGGGCGCGGCCGTGATCGTGATGTCGATGATCATGTGGACGGCGGGCGTGTTTCTGTTGCGGGGCGACGAGGAGCGGGCGCGCCGCGTGGACGGTTCTTGGATGGATTCCATGCGGGGCGCGTTCAATCCCCCGGTGCTGGGCATTCTGACCGGTTCGGTGTTGGCATTTGTTCCGGGGTTCGCCGAGGCGGCCTCCGGCGGGCAGGCACCTGCGCTGATTATGATTCCAGTCAGGGCCGCCGACACAATCGGGGCCGCAATGGCGCCGCTGGCGATGATTCTGCTCGGCATGATGATCGGGCGCGTTCACTTGCGCAAGATGCTAAAGGTGCGGAACGTCTTGATCCCAATCGTTATTCGCCAGGTGCTGTCGCCGTTGATCATGTATGTTGTGATCCGGTGGGGCGGGCTTGGTTGGGTATCGCCGTTGATGGGACTGGTTCTGGTGATCGAAATGGCGGCACCGCCAGCCGTGAATCTCTCCGTGGCGGCGCGACGGTATGGAGGCGATTGGGAGTTGGTGTCGTCGGTGTTGCTGGTGGCTTATACGGTGACGTTGATAACGCTGCCGCTGTGGACGGCGCTTGCTCTGGCGACGTTGGGGTGA